The Nitrospiraceae bacterium region CGCAGATTCTTTAATAAAGCTTATCAATGCCCCAGAATTGCGGTTACAGTTCAGTGCTGCTTGTCGTCTTCGTGTTCAAGACCACTTCAGTTTGGATGGCATGGTGCAGGCCTATGAACGAACGTATTTGGAAATTTTCGAATCGAAGAAGATGTATGTCTAGCGAAGCGAAGTTCGACCAAAAATTGCCTTGTGCGAGTTCATCGAAATTTCATAAGAGTGATTGCCGAACATCTTAACCTCGAACGGGATTTTAGCACATCAGTCGCTATGTCCCTGCGATAAAGCCCTGCAGCACTGAGAAAGGGGTCATCATGAAGATCGCGATAGTTGGTTGTGGCCAAATTGCTGATGCCCATATCCAGGAAGCTAGGAAGCTTCCTGGGATCGAAGTCGCCGCAGTATGTGATGCCAATGTTCACATGGCCAAGCAGGCGGCAGTTCGATTCGGAATTCCAGGCACATATACATCCCTCGCAAAAATGTTAGGGGAAGTCAGGCCCGAAGTTGTCCACATTACCACGCCTCCTGCGACCCATTTACTTGTTGGAAAATCGGTAGTTGAGCTTGGTTCTCATGCCTATATCGAGAAGCCATTTACTTTGAATCGCGCCGAAGCCGAGGAATTGATCGACGTAGCGACACGCGTTGGAAAGCTGGTGTGTGTAGGGCACAATTACGTGTATGATAATTCTTTTGTTCGACTGAAGGCGCTACACCAAGCTGGAAAACTTGGAGAAATACGCCACGTGGACGCCGTGATGGGGTACAACTTAGCCGGAAATTTTGGGTCTGTGTTCATGGGCGATCCGACTCATTGGCTTCACAAACTACCGGGGGGACTAGCTCAAAACAACATTTCCCATCCTCTCTCGTTGATGTTGGAATTCCTCAGGGACCAGAATCCCTACATTCATGCATGTGGATTTAGGCTTAGAGAGCAGACATATGGAGATGTTAGAGATCTTCTGTTTGATGAGTTACGCGTTTTTATTCGAGGGGAAAGGACGACTGGTAATCTAGTCTTTTCATGTAGTGCAAGACCCGTCCAGCTTTACATAGTTGTCTATGGGACAAGAGGACAAGCAACTGTGAGTTTGGATTCGCGCACATTAAAGGTAGTTGAAGGTTCTTCTCTTCCGCAGCCATTCCAGAAGGTGCATTGGGCTCAGAATGAGGCCCGTGAAGTATTGCGCGAGTATCTCAGCAACCTAGGCAAACTCGTGAATGCCCGTCTTCATTTCTTTGAAGGAATGAAGGAGTTATTTTACCGCTTTTATCGGGCAATTGAAGGAAAGGGTGAGATGCCAATCGCAATGTCCGAGGCTCTTCGAACGACAGCCATCATGGACGACATTTTTCAGCAGTGCAATGCCAATGACCCGGCGTTGATGAGTGAGAGGGTGTCTGTATGATACTTATCACAGGTGGAACTGGATTCCTGGGTAAGCGTCTTGTCAGGAAATCCCTGGAACTGGGCCACAAAAGGGTTCGATGTCTTGTACGCCCAGGAACTCCAAGGGATATTTTCCGGTCTCTCCAAGCAGAGTTTCCCTCAGTTCAACTGGAGGTCTTTCCCGCGAGCTTTAATGATTCGGACGCTTTGAAGAAAGCCCTTCAAGGCGTGGGAATTGTTTATCACGCGGCAGCATCAAAAAAAGGCGCGGCTCCTTCCTTAGTGGCAAACACGGTAGTGGGCTCCGAATACCTTTACAAAGCGTCGGTTGAGACCGGGGTGTCACGTTTTGTACTTGTGAGCTCTTTCGGGGTGATCGGTGCCGCGAGTCAGCGAAGAGGAGATATCATCGATGAGAGTATTGCTATGGAAGAACACCCTGAATGGCGCGATCCCTATTCCTTTTCGAAACATCAACAGGAAGTGCTGGCGTGGAGGTATGCAAAAGAACATAACCTTCCACTCGTTGTTATTCGGCCTGGCGGGATCTTTGGTCCAGGCGGTGAGATTCTACATTCACGCCTTGGATTAAATGTGTTTGGCATTTTCTTGGACCTGGGGAGCTCTAACGTAATGCCTCTTACATACGTCGATAACTGTGCGGAAGCCATTATATTGGCTGGGACAGTACCAAGCATTGGCAAAGAAGTATTCTGTATTGTAGACGATGAACTCCCTATGGGGAAAGACTTGATTCGCCGCTACCGCACAGAAGTCAAAGCTCTTAAGACTATTCGAATACCATATTGGCTTCTCAAGCCTCTGTCATATTGTAACATTTGGTACACGCGAAGAACAAAGGGTCACATCCCTGCGGTGGTTTCTCCTTACGAGGTTGAAACGATGTGGAAAGGTCATCGCTTTAACAACGCTAAGGCGAAGCAACTTCTGGGCTGGACACCCAAGATTTCTATGAGGGATGCCCTGGACGCTACCTTTGTATTTCTGGCCAAAGCAGAGAAGGCGAACCAAAGAAGTTGATGCGCTGTAAGCCGATTATTTTAGTACACGTGATTTGGTAAACCCTCGCGAGTACCTTTGCTGCTGACCTGTGACCGTTCCGAAGCGACTCATTGAATGTTTAATCTGCAGTAGACCAATTAACCTTGCAAAACCAGTATTGTGTCCGAGAAATACGTTCGTGAATTTGGCGGACTTCCGTCGCGATTGTGCACACGGTCGCGGTCCATGCAAAGGGTCGAGCGGTCTTGTTGTAGGTCTGCACACAGTGCTCAGTATGACCTAGCGCGAGACTCACGAACCAATGGCGTGGGCGGTCGGACGAGCACCGAGGGAGCCTGCTACAAGGACTGGCCGTAGTAAGGCGCTCTCCTGAGAGAGGAGCCGGTGCGCAACTGTCCATTTAGGTCTGAGCCACAATCCTGGCTTGCTACGAGGCCAAATAGATGGGTTCAGTCAGACTGCATCGTCATGGCGCATGACGTTGCAACCAGCAGGGTCCATAAAAGCCTGCTCAAGTGTTCAGCATCGATATCTCCTGTATAGGAGGTCTTTTGTTGCCGGTCACCCAAGCAGCTATCACCTGCAAGGCAATGTCCTCAGTAAACAATACCGTTATCTGAGTGTTCTTTCAAGGCTACACGACTTGAATTGAGTAGATATCTTAGATGCTCTTAAATTAAGGCAGAGCTTCAACTGAGGGGACTATGTGCGCAATTGTTGGAATTTACAACTACCGAAGCGAAGAGCCGGTAAGCCAGGACCTCATCCGTTCTATGCTGACTCATGTATCGCACCGAGGCCCAGATGATGAGGGGATCTTCCTGGACGGATCACTGGGCCTCGGGCATCGGCGCCTAAGCATTCTTGACACTTCAGCGGCAGGACATCAGCCAATGGTAGCTCCGTCAGGTCGAACGGTGATCTCCTACAATGGTGAGGTCTACAATTATGTGGAGTTGGCATCGGAATTGACCAGGCTCGGATATGTTTTCCGAAGTCTTACTGACACCGAAGTAATTCTAACCCAATATGAGATGGTGGGAGAGAAATGCTTACAGGATTTTATAGGGATGTTTGCCTTCGCCCTTTGGGATCGTGAGCGCCGGCGGCTCCTCCTGGCCCGCGACAGGGTCGGTATTAAGCCGCTCTACTGGGCACC contains the following coding sequences:
- a CDS encoding Gfo/Idh/MocA family oxidoreductase yields the protein MKIAIVGCGQIADAHIQEARKLPGIEVAAVCDANVHMAKQAAVRFGIPGTYTSLAKMLGEVRPEVVHITTPPATHLLVGKSVVELGSHAYIEKPFTLNRAEAEELIDVATRVGKLVCVGHNYVYDNSFVRLKALHQAGKLGEIRHVDAVMGYNLAGNFGSVFMGDPTHWLHKLPGGLAQNNISHPLSLMLEFLRDQNPYIHACGFRLREQTYGDVRDLLFDELRVFIRGERTTGNLVFSCSARPVQLYIVVYGTRGQATVSLDSRTLKVVEGSSLPQPFQKVHWAQNEAREVLREYLSNLGKLVNARLHFFEGMKELFYRFYRAIEGKGEMPIAMSEALRTTAIMDDIFQQCNANDPALMSERVSV
- a CDS encoding NAD(P)-dependent oxidoreductase, translating into MILITGGTGFLGKRLVRKSLELGHKRVRCLVRPGTPRDIFRSLQAEFPSVQLEVFPASFNDSDALKKALQGVGIVYHAAASKKGAAPSLVANTVVGSEYLYKASVETGVSRFVLVSSFGVIGAASQRRGDIIDESIAMEEHPEWRDPYSFSKHQQEVLAWRYAKEHNLPLVVIRPGGIFGPGGEILHSRLGLNVFGIFLDLGSSNVMPLTYVDNCAEAIILAGTVPSIGKEVFCIVDDELPMGKDLIRRYRTEVKALKTIRIPYWLLKPLSYCNIWYTRRTKGHIPAVVSPYEVETMWKGHRFNNAKAKQLLGWTPKISMRDALDATFVFLAKAEKANQRS